Proteins encoded together in one Acidobacteriota bacterium window:
- the pyrF gene encoding orotidine-5'-phosphate decarboxylase, protein MMTRASGNLEPIAVALDTPDWSRFEEWCRLFGPRVGVLKVGLEAFVRWGRPAVETALTHGRRVFLDLKLHDIPNTVAGAVAAASDLGVHYLTIHAGGGFEMMRQAKQAAGPELRLLAVTVLTHLDEPSLEALDLPGTSSERARRWAVLAQQAGAAGVVSSALEVETLRRHLPAPFELVTPGIRWQGTDAGDQRRVAGPRQALDRGADLLVIGRPLTAAPDPGQALAELEALLG, encoded by the coding sequence ATGATGACCAGAGCTAGCGGAAACCTCGAACCCATTGCCGTCGCCCTCGACACGCCGGATTGGTCCCGGTTCGAAGAATGGTGCCGTCTGTTCGGTCCGCGGGTGGGGGTGCTCAAGGTGGGGCTCGAGGCCTTCGTGCGCTGGGGCCGGCCGGCGGTCGAAACCGCCCTGACCCACGGTCGGCGAGTCTTTCTCGACCTCAAGCTGCACGATATTCCGAACACCGTCGCCGGTGCCGTGGCCGCGGCCTCCGACCTCGGCGTCCACTACCTGACGATTCACGCCGGCGGCGGTTTCGAGATGATGCGACAGGCGAAGCAGGCCGCCGGGCCTGAGCTCCGGCTGCTGGCGGTCACTGTCCTGACCCACCTCGACGAACCGTCCCTCGAAGCCCTCGATCTGCCCGGCACCAGCTCCGAAAGGGCTCGGCGCTGGGCCGTTCTGGCGCAGCAGGCGGGGGCCGCCGGGGTGGTTTCGTCGGCCCTCGAAGTCGAAACCCTGCGCCGCCACCTGCCTGCGCCCTTCGAGCTGGTGACCCCGGGCATTCGTTGGCAGGGAACCGACGCCGGAGACCAGCGGCGGGTGGCGGGACCGCGACAAGCCCTCGACCGCGGCGCCGACCTGCTGGTCATCGGCCGCCCCCTGACCGCGGCCCCGGACCCCGGCCAAGCCTTAGCCGAGCTCGAGGCCTTGCTCGGCTGA
- a CDS encoding alkaline phosphatase family protein, with amino-acid sequence MKSRPSAPLIPPWLDLLALGFVPGVLAGTQIAGLIFFLNPELPFGPSSVSRGIFLYGALIGVASLLVTVPILWRRRHRARRALPWAITGALAFSAVLSWVNASQYAFFLPPGINVRLIKAAALLSLSALIAFYTALIHSWKNRPYGIRSRLGYVVLALASVYFIVERREAFRPSPPPTPRPSVVADTLRPRLLVVGLDGATLDAVLPSAGQGKLPFFEQALRDGAYGRLTSLTPNQRLPLWSTLATGKYPYRHGLVSPWLYEAPQIAAGAHIGILPSALGFRHWGTLGQPRRAADGRDRQVLALWEILPRLGISSAVIAWPASAPVSEDAQLVLSDRFFTHPREEEATTRPPELAERGRIFRLREDEIDPVLAARFGPVAQERVLSSLASDIWRESLGAFVLDDEPAPQAMILTLDGLAEVSELFFGGYAAARLEGLQDPAYEEAALQLENYYSYTDEVIAKLWEKIPSPKILAVISAYGSGSPSGWGRAWRELGREPLVAGSFNGSPDGVLLLYGEGIRGGSLLTGADLVDVVPTLIYALGLPVARDLDGQVLTDAFDRSSFLARNPLTFVPSYQTLVAPSGSLPR; translated from the coding sequence ATGAAATCGCGTCCCTCCGCTCCCCTGATTCCGCCCTGGCTCGACCTCCTGGCGCTGGGCTTCGTGCCCGGAGTCCTCGCCGGAACCCAGATCGCCGGACTGATCTTCTTCCTCAATCCGGAGCTCCCCTTCGGCCCGTCGTCGGTGAGCCGCGGCATCTTCCTCTATGGGGCGCTGATCGGGGTCGCCAGCCTGCTGGTGACGGTGCCGATCCTCTGGCGGCGGCGCCACCGGGCTCGTCGAGCGCTGCCCTGGGCGATCACCGGTGCGCTGGCTTTTTCGGCCGTGCTGAGCTGGGTCAACGCCTCCCAGTACGCCTTTTTCCTGCCGCCGGGGATCAACGTTCGGCTGATCAAGGCCGCGGCCCTGCTCTCCCTCTCCGCCTTGATCGCCTTCTACACCGCCCTGATTCACTCCTGGAAGAACCGCCCCTATGGCATTCGGAGCCGCCTCGGCTATGTGGTTCTGGCCTTGGCCTCGGTGTACTTCATCGTCGAACGACGAGAGGCCTTTCGTCCGAGCCCGCCGCCGACGCCGCGGCCCTCGGTGGTCGCCGACACCCTGCGGCCGCGATTGCTGGTGGTGGGACTCGACGGCGCCACCCTCGACGCCGTCCTGCCCTCCGCCGGCCAAGGCAAGCTACCCTTCTTCGAGCAAGCCCTGCGCGACGGCGCCTATGGCCGGCTGACCTCACTCACTCCCAACCAACGCCTGCCGCTGTGGTCGACGCTGGCGACGGGCAAGTACCCCTACCGCCACGGCCTGGTCTCGCCGTGGCTCTACGAAGCACCACAGATCGCGGCCGGAGCGCACATCGGCATCCTGCCGTCGGCGCTCGGCTTTCGCCACTGGGGCACCCTCGGTCAACCACGGCGGGCCGCTGACGGCCGCGACCGCCAGGTGCTGGCTCTGTGGGAGATCCTGCCGCGGCTGGGAATCTCGAGCGCCGTCATCGCTTGGCCCGCGAGCGCTCCGGTGAGTGAGGACGCCCAGCTCGTGCTGTCCGATCGCTTCTTCACCCACCCCCGCGAGGAAGAAGCGACGACCCGGCCACCGGAGCTGGCGGAACGGGGGCGGATCTTCCGGCTGCGCGAGGACGAGATCGACCCGGTCCTGGCGGCACGCTTCGGGCCGGTGGCTCAGGAGCGGGTGCTGAGCTCGCTGGCGAGCGACATCTGGCGAGAATCCCTCGGCGCCTTCGTCCTCGACGACGAACCGGCTCCCCAGGCCATGATCCTCACCCTCGACGGCTTGGCCGAGGTCTCGGAGCTGTTCTTCGGTGGCTATGCCGCCGCTCGGCTCGAAGGTCTGCAGGATCCCGCCTACGAAGAGGCTGCGCTTCAGTTGGAAAATTATTACAGCTACACGGACGAGGTGATCGCCAAACTGTGGGAGAAAATACCTTCTCCGAAAATTCTCGCGGTGATTTCGGCCTACGGTTCCGGCTCCCCATCGGGCTGGGGGCGAGCTTGGCGGGAGCTCGGCCGGGAGCCCCTGGTGGCGGGCAGCTTCAACGGCTCACCGGATGGCGTCCTGCTGCTCTATGGAGAGGGCATTCGCGGCGGTTCCTTGCTGACCGGCGCAGATCTGGTGGATGTCGTGCCGACGCTGATCTACGCCCTCGGCCTGCCGGTGGCCCGCGACCTCGATGGACAAGTCCTGACGGACGCCTTCGATCGCTCGTCTTTTCTGGCGCGCAACCCGTTGACCTTCGTCCCTTCCTACCAGACCTTGGTCGCTCCTTCGGGAAGCCTTCCTCGCTGA
- a CDS encoding polymer-forming cytoskeletal protein yields the protein MIFKNDSSASDLNGFLDRGSHIDGELRFEASFRVDGKVTGTVSSGGTLVVGDSGEVDGKTEVDQVFVSGVLRGAVKARTRIHIAPGGRVYADLDTPALIIEEGAIFEGRCSMERSPKKDPGEKQDAGPKLVSKAAG from the coding sequence ATGATCTTCAAGAACGACAGCTCTGCGAGCGATCTCAATGGCTTTCTCGATCGCGGCAGCCATATCGACGGTGAGCTGCGCTTCGAAGCTTCTTTCCGGGTCGATGGCAAGGTCACCGGAACGGTGAGCTCCGGAGGCACGCTGGTGGTCGGCGATTCTGGCGAAGTCGATGGCAAGACCGAAGTCGACCAGGTTTTCGTCTCCGGAGTGCTGCGAGGGGCGGTCAAGGCGCGGACCCGAATTCATATTGCCCCGGGCGGTCGGGTCTACGCTGATCTCGACACGCCAGCCCTGATCATCGAAGAGGGCGCCATCTTCGAAGGCCGCTGTTCCATGGAGCGGTCGCCGAAGAAGGATCCGGGCGAGAAGCAGGATGCTGGCCCGAAGCTGGTCAGCAAGGCCGCCGGATAG
- a CDS encoding ParB/RepB/Spo0J family partition protein — MSAARKKGLGRGLDSLIQSAPPAETGVRKLPVGMLHPNRHQPRTQFDESGLEELAESIRSQGLIQPIIVTARAEGEYTIVAGERRWRAAQRAGLDVVPTVVREISGDQELLEVALVENIQRSDLNPVEEAEAYRTLQDKFSLSQEALASRVGKARTTITNSLRLLRLPDAVTDLLRDGSLSAGQARPLLRLEDADEQQRLAQRAVADGLTARDLERLVRSPSSPRQAKRGREVEVHTAAAEETLTQRLQTRVEIHRRGKGGTLRLHFHTEEELMRLYDLLISKGEGE, encoded by the coding sequence ATGAGCGCGGCACGCAAGAAAGGTCTCGGGCGTGGTCTCGACTCGTTGATCCAAAGCGCTCCGCCGGCCGAAACGGGAGTCCGTAAGCTCCCGGTCGGGATGCTGCATCCCAACCGTCATCAGCCGCGCACGCAGTTCGACGAGTCCGGTCTCGAAGAGCTCGCCGAGTCGATCCGATCCCAAGGCCTGATTCAGCCGATCATCGTCACCGCCCGGGCGGAGGGCGAGTACACCATCGTCGCCGGCGAACGTCGCTGGCGCGCGGCGCAGCGCGCCGGCCTCGATGTCGTGCCGACGGTGGTGCGGGAGATCTCCGGCGATCAAGAGCTTCTCGAAGTCGCCCTGGTGGAGAACATTCAGCGCTCGGACCTCAACCCGGTCGAAGAGGCCGAGGCCTACCGCACCTTGCAGGACAAGTTCTCGCTCTCGCAAGAAGCCCTGGCCTCGCGGGTTGGCAAGGCTCGAACCACGATCACCAACAGCCTGCGTCTGCTGCGCCTACCGGACGCCGTCACCGACCTGCTGCGCGACGGCAGCCTCTCCGCCGGCCAGGCCCGTCCGTTGCTGCGCCTCGAGGATGCGGACGAGCAGCAGCGGCTGGCCCAGCGGGCGGTCGCCGATGGACTGACGGCGCGCGACCTCGAGCGGCTGGTACGATCGCCGTCGAGCCCCCGCCAGGCGAAGCGGGGCCGTGAGGTGGAAGTCCACACCGCCGCCGCCGAAGAGACGCTTACCCAGCGCCTGCAGACCCGGGTCGAGATTCACCGGCGAGGCAAAGGGGGAACGCTGCGTCTTCACTTCCACACGGAAGAGGAGCTGATGCGGCTCTATGACCTGCTGATCTCGAAGGGAGAAGGCGAATGA
- a CDS encoding ParA family protein: MSRILAIANQKGGVGKTTTAINLSAALGALEKKILLVDCDPQGNATRGLGADATPPHLYHALSGEASMADVIRPSGFPNLDLVPTDRDLVGVEVEFVDEEGWQGRLRDALAPIADRYHMVFLDCPPSLGHLTVSALAAADQVLVPLQCEYFALEGVSELVSTVQRIGGGLNPGLKIDGVLLTMYDDRTNLSRDVADEIRRHFPQAVFDSVVPRNIRLAEAPSHGVPIFQYDIRCRGAEAYLAVAREFLRRVA; the protein is encoded by the coding sequence ATGAGCAGGATTCTGGCTATCGCCAATCAGAAGGGCGGGGTCGGTAAGACCACCACCGCGATCAACCTCAGCGCGGCCCTCGGGGCACTCGAGAAGAAGATCCTCCTGGTCGACTGCGACCCTCAGGGCAACGCCACCCGCGGTCTCGGCGCCGACGCCACGCCACCGCACCTTTACCATGCTCTGTCCGGCGAGGCGTCGATGGCCGACGTGATTCGTCCTTCGGGGTTTCCGAATCTCGACCTCGTGCCGACCGACCGGGATTTGGTGGGGGTCGAGGTCGAGTTCGTCGACGAGGAAGGCTGGCAGGGCCGTCTCAGGGACGCTTTGGCTCCGATCGCGGACCGGTACCACATGGTTTTCCTCGACTGCCCGCCGTCCCTTGGTCACCTCACGGTCAGCGCCCTCGCCGCAGCAGACCAGGTCTTGGTGCCTCTACAGTGCGAGTACTTCGCCCTCGAAGGGGTCAGCGAGCTGGTCTCGACGGTGCAGCGGATCGGTGGAGGACTGAATCCCGGGCTCAAGATCGATGGAGTCCTGCTCACCATGTACGACGATCGAACCAACCTTTCCCGTGACGTCGCCGACGAGATTCGACGTCACTTTCCGCAGGCCGTCTTCGACTCCGTGGTGCCGCGCAACATCCGTCTGGCCGAGGCTCCAAGCCACGGTGTGCCGATCTTCCAGTACGACATCCGCTGTCGTGGCGCCGAGGCCTACCTCGCCGTGGCGCGAGAATTTCTCCGGCGGGTGGCATGA
- a CDS encoding RsmG family class I SAM-dependent methyltransferase: MTQLPEISRQEIRRGLDTLLADPLSDDALDRLHGHYQELRRWSPRLALIGPGTRHEILARHYGEALAALPLITSGGVLVDVGSGAGFPGFVLACVRSDLRLTLIEARGRKCAFLQAAARRAALPCQCLNARVGDPLPEGVPERVAYYSVRALRLPPKTLSAMAHRLRDEGRFLFWAGAEDPELPVGFRVRRQVPIPGSKHRRVLEVEAPPANGDLQRDEQDSGYRQSEGRGR, encoded by the coding sequence ATGACCCAGCTTCCAGAGATCAGTCGACAGGAAATCCGTCGGGGCCTCGACACCTTGCTGGCGGACCCTCTGTCGGACGATGCTCTCGATCGTCTCCATGGCCACTATCAGGAGCTTCGTCGCTGGAGTCCGCGCCTGGCCTTGATCGGCCCCGGCACCCGACATGAAATCCTTGCCCGGCACTACGGCGAGGCGCTCGCCGCTTTGCCTCTGATCACGTCCGGGGGTGTCTTGGTGGATGTCGGCAGCGGTGCCGGTTTTCCCGGCTTCGTGCTCGCCTGCGTCCGCTCCGACCTGCGTTTGACGCTGATCGAAGCCCGCGGTCGAAAGTGCGCATTCTTGCAGGCCGCCGCCCGTCGGGCCGCTTTGCCCTGTCAATGCCTCAATGCTAGAGTCGGCGACCCGCTGCCCGAGGGAGTTCCGGAGAGGGTGGCCTACTATTCGGTGCGGGCGCTGCGGTTGCCCCCCAAAACCCTCTCCGCCATGGCCCACCGCCTGCGAGACGAAGGACGTTTCTTGTTCTGGGCCGGAGCCGAGGATCCCGAGCTGCCGGTGGGGTTTCGGGTTCGACGGCAGGTGCCGATCCCGGGTAGTAAGCATCGGCGGGTTCTCGAAGTCGAAGCGCCACCAGCGAACGGAGATCTTCAAAGGGATGAGCAGGATTCTGGCTATCGCCAATCAGAAGGGCGGGGTCGGTAA
- a CDS encoding R3H domain-containing nucleic acid-binding protein, with amino-acid sequence MGQKQYFSGNNLRQAVLAAAAQLDVDADQLAFEEVEKKGGKLKGRRRVVIVVDGDNPVSGVEAAAAEPDAPPAAEPIAEAVVPAEAEVAPEEPAAVEVAPEATAEAAATEEPMTVAEETPAAAPPAAEEPATSQASAAPADPEPPAADEEGEEASGRLAKAADHALTPILDVAGLEVEIAIFQERDRLEIDLSGRDEDLLLAEKGELLLSIEHLLPRVIRGVAGETTAVRVDCANFHSAREDELRSMALRLADEVRESGRPRSTPPLGPGDRRVVHLAVVDDEDVSTASEGSGFHKKVKIRPA; translated from the coding sequence ATGGGCCAGAAACAGTACTTTTCCGGTAACAACCTGCGGCAGGCGGTCCTGGCCGCGGCGGCGCAACTCGACGTCGACGCGGATCAGTTGGCCTTCGAAGAGGTCGAGAAGAAGGGCGGCAAACTCAAGGGACGCCGGCGGGTGGTGATCGTGGTCGACGGCGACAACCCCGTAAGCGGAGTGGAGGCCGCGGCTGCGGAGCCAGATGCTCCGCCGGCCGCGGAGCCGATCGCCGAAGCTGTCGTCCCGGCGGAAGCCGAGGTCGCTCCAGAAGAGCCGGCCGCGGTCGAGGTGGCTCCGGAAGCTACCGCCGAAGCGGCCGCGACAGAAGAACCGATGACGGTTGCCGAGGAAACCCCGGCCGCGGCTCCGCCCGCCGCCGAGGAGCCTGCGACGTCGCAGGCGAGCGCCGCCCCAGCCGATCCCGAACCCCCTGCCGCCGACGAGGAAGGAGAAGAGGCCTCGGGAAGGCTGGCGAAGGCCGCTGACCATGCCTTGACCCCGATTCTGGACGTGGCGGGTCTGGAGGTCGAGATCGCCATCTTCCAGGAGCGAGACCGGCTCGAGATCGACCTCTCGGGTCGCGATGAAGATCTTCTTCTGGCCGAGAAGGGCGAGCTCCTCCTGTCGATCGAGCACCTGCTGCCGCGGGTGATTCGCGGCGTGGCGGGAGAAACGACCGCGGTGCGGGTGGATTGTGCCAACTTCCACAGCGCTCGCGAGGACGAGCTCCGGTCGATGGCGTTGCGCCTGGCCGATGAGGTCCGAGAGTCGGGGCGGCCCCGCAGTACGCCCCCGCTGGGCCCGGGCGACCGTCGAGTCGTTCACCTGGCCGTGGTCGACGACGAAGATGTCTCGACGGCCAGCGAAGGGTCGGGGTTCCACAAGAAAGTGAAGATCCGACCGGCCTGA
- the yidC gene encoding membrane protein insertase YidC has translation MDIRRLLLAFVLSLGILLTWNYFFPVQPVRPPGDEIQPVPAVEEALPVEAALDESEVPEVAEGAATESEEEARLGATAEERVVVDTERFRAELSNRGAVLLSFRLKNHRTAEGDDVDLVRFRQGGLQPFALVAGGSASPLELNRALFEVEDLDGEGERQVVFRYRGPLGAAEKSFHFRRDGFLETKIEVERPQDWNLWLGPGLRNPTLDELDNRFGQERGGVYRLGGDMERVEAKKGFEPEVLPGTGMTWVGLEDHYFLTASIPSPATPLRGVVFEPLFVLPGADGRWSFEAVPPKDALTKEQKDLQTDYALLLQPTSDRIELENYWGAKDIRRLSKLPYGLDETITLGIFGFFARLLFAGLMWIYENVVPNYGWSIVLLTTAIKIVLAPLTHKSYKSARRMQELSPKMQAIRSRYRPKLKDKQGRPNMEAQRKMNEEIMALYKSEGVNPAGGCLPMLLQLPVLFAFYRLLGAAVELRNAPWLGWIKDLSVADPYYALPLIMGGTQFLQQRMTPMGGDPMQRRIFQLMPVFMTFLFLNFPSGLVLYWLTNNVLTIAQQGAYNWFKERGTDKAKAAKKG, from the coding sequence TTGGATATCCGGCGACTGTTACTCGCCTTCGTGTTGTCGTTGGGGATTTTGCTTACCTGGAATTACTTCTTCCCGGTTCAGCCCGTGCGGCCTCCCGGCGACGAGATCCAGCCCGTGCCAGCGGTCGAAGAGGCATTGCCGGTGGAAGCGGCGCTGGACGAGTCCGAGGTCCCGGAGGTGGCGGAGGGTGCGGCGACCGAGTCCGAGGAAGAGGCGCGCCTGGGCGCGACCGCCGAGGAGCGCGTGGTGGTCGACACGGAACGCTTCCGAGCCGAGCTCAGCAACCGCGGAGCCGTGCTGCTGTCGTTCCGCCTCAAGAACCACCGCACCGCCGAAGGGGACGACGTCGACCTGGTGCGCTTCCGCCAGGGTGGCCTCCAGCCCTTCGCGCTGGTGGCCGGAGGTAGCGCCAGTCCGCTCGAGCTCAACCGGGCTCTGTTCGAGGTCGAAGACCTGGACGGCGAGGGCGAGCGGCAGGTCGTCTTTCGCTATCGCGGCCCCCTCGGGGCGGCGGAGAAGAGCTTCCACTTCCGCCGCGACGGTTTCCTCGAGACCAAGATCGAGGTCGAGCGGCCGCAGGACTGGAACCTCTGGCTTGGTCCCGGCTTGCGCAACCCGACCCTCGACGAGCTCGACAATCGCTTCGGCCAGGAGCGTGGCGGGGTTTATCGCCTGGGCGGCGACATGGAGCGGGTGGAGGCCAAGAAGGGCTTCGAGCCGGAGGTCCTGCCGGGCACCGGCATGACCTGGGTGGGTCTCGAGGACCACTACTTCTTGACCGCGTCGATTCCGTCGCCGGCGACGCCGCTGCGCGGAGTCGTCTTCGAGCCGCTGTTCGTGTTGCCCGGTGCGGATGGTCGATGGAGCTTCGAGGCGGTACCGCCGAAGGATGCGCTGACCAAGGAACAGAAGGACCTGCAAACCGACTACGCGCTCCTGCTGCAGCCGACCTCGGATCGGATCGAGCTCGAGAACTACTGGGGCGCCAAGGATATTCGCCGCCTCAGCAAGCTGCCCTACGGTCTCGACGAGACCATCACCTTGGGGATTTTCGGGTTCTTCGCCCGCTTGCTGTTCGCGGGCTTGATGTGGATTTACGAGAACGTGGTGCCCAACTACGGTTGGTCGATCGTTCTGCTGACCACGGCGATCAAGATCGTGTTGGCGCCGCTGACCCACAAGAGCTACAAGTCGGCGCGTCGCATGCAGGAGCTGTCGCCGAAGATGCAGGCGATCCGGTCGCGCTATCGCCCCAAGCTGAAGGACAAGCAGGGCCGCCCCAACATGGAGGCCCAGCGCAAGATGAACGAGGAGATCATGGCCCTCTACAAGAGCGAGGGCGTGAATCCGGCCGGCGGTTGTCTGCCGATGCTGTTGCAGCTTCCGGTGTTGTTCGCCTTCTACCGCCTCCTCGGAGCGGCGGTGGAGTTGCGCAATGCGCCCTGGCTGGGCTGGATCAAGGATCTCTCGGTGGCCGACCCCTACTATGCGTTGCCCTTGATCATGGGAGGAACGCAGTTCCTTCAGCAGCGCATGACGCCGATGGGTGGCGACCCCATGCAGCGTCGAATCTTCCAGCTGATGCCGGTGTTCATGACCTTCCTGTTCCTCAATTTCCCCAGCGGTCTGGTCCTCTACTGGTTGACCAACAACGTGCTGACGATCGCGCAGCAAGGGGCATACAATTGGTTCAAAGAGCGCGGAACGGACAAGGCCAAGGCCGCCAAGAAAGGATGA
- the yidD gene encoding membrane protein insertion efficiency factor YidD, translated as MTVFFLDSYKRWLSPLLPRACRFSPTCSEYARLAFIDHGFLGGSWRTVARVMRCNPFHPGGIDLP; from the coding sequence GTGACGGTCTTCTTCCTCGACTCCTACAAACGATGGCTGTCTCCGCTCCTGCCGAGGGCTTGTCGGTTTTCGCCGACCTGTTCGGAATACGCTCGGCTGGCCTTCATCGACCATGGCTTCTTGGGCGGAAGCTGGAGAACCGTGGCGCGGGTAATGCGCTGTAATCCCTTCCATCCCGGGGGTATCGACCTGCCGTAG
- the rnpA gene encoding ribonuclease P protein component has protein sequence MRPAEVRPVGVRPAEALPAAERLKRRPDFLRCYRRGRRFHGDQAILYAVSNDLGHPRLGITASRKVGKAVVRQRIKRRIREIYRRWHRRSSLPAVDLVVHLKAGVGPVEFHRLRGELQGLMRRVIRKPPPSSA, from the coding sequence GTGCGGCCGGCTGAGGTGCGGCCGGTCGGGGTGCGGCCAGCCGAGGCGTTGCCGGCCGCCGAGCGCCTGAAGCGTCGGCCGGATTTTCTGCGCTGCTACCGCCGAGGTCGCCGCTTTCACGGAGACCAGGCGATTCTCTATGCGGTTTCCAATGACCTCGGTCACCCGAGGCTCGGCATCACCGCCAGCCGCAAGGTGGGCAAAGCGGTTGTACGGCAGCGGATCAAGCGACGTATTCGGGAGATCTATCGGCGATGGCATCGGCGCAGCAGCCTTCCGGCGGTGGACCTGGTGGTTCACCTCAAGGCGGGCGTCGGTCCGGTGGAGTTTCATCGCCTGCGGGGAGAGCTCCAGGGACTGATGCGTCGGGTGATTCGAAAACCTCCCCCCTCGTCCGCGTGA
- the rpmH gene encoding 50S ribosomal protein L34 codes for MKRTFQPNNLRRKRRHGFRLRMRTRNGRAIISNRRRKGRKRLSA; via the coding sequence GTGAAGAGAACTTTTCAACCGAACAACCTGCGCCGTAAGCGGCGCCATGGTTTCCGGCTCCGCATGCGGACCCGGAACGGCCGAGCGATCATCTCGAACCGGCGCCGCAAGGGCCGCAAGCGTCTCTCCGCCTGA
- the tadA gene encoding tRNA adenosine(34) deaminase TadA, translating to MMTDDLRWMAEALAEARRGAQVGEVPVGAVIVRNGEVLARAHNRRETDGDPLAHAEILAIRQAASQIEGWRLVGCELFVTLEPCAMCAGALVNARLDRLVFGASDPKAGWCGSLGDLVRDPRLNHRLEVTAGVLAEECSKELKSFFAALRR from the coding sequence ATGATGACCGACGATCTCCGCTGGATGGCCGAAGCTCTGGCCGAGGCCCGCCGCGGAGCGCAAGTCGGGGAAGTCCCCGTCGGCGCGGTGATCGTGAGGAACGGCGAGGTCTTGGCGCGGGCCCACAACCGGCGCGAGACCGACGGCGATCCATTGGCTCACGCCGAGATTTTGGCGATTCGGCAGGCGGCGTCGCAGATCGAGGGTTGGCGCCTGGTGGGTTGCGAGTTGTTCGTCACCCTCGAGCCCTGCGCCATGTGCGCTGGTGCTCTGGTCAACGCTCGGTTGGACCGCCTGGTCTTCGGGGCATCCGATCCCAAGGCGGGCTGGTGTGGAAGCTTGGGCGATCTGGTGCGGGATCCGCGCCTCAATCATCGCCTGGAGGTGACCGCGGGAGTCCTCGCAGAGGAATGCTCGAAGGAGCTCAAGAGCTTCTTTGCCGCGTTGCGGCGTTAG